The Streptomyces sp. cg36 genomic interval CGAGGGCTACCCGGGACGCCGCTACTACGGCGGCTGCGAGCACGTGGACGTGACCGAGCAGATCGCGATCGACCGGGTCAAGGACCTGTTCGGCGCGGAGTACGCCAACGTCCAGCCGCACTCCGGCGCCTCCGCCAACCAGGCCGCCCTGTTCGCGATCGCCCAGCCCGGCGACACGATCCTCGGCCTGGACCTGGCGCACGGCGGCCACCTCACCCACGGCATGCGGCTGAACTTCTCCGGCAAGCAGTTCAACGTGGTCCCGTACCACGTCGACGCGGCCGGTCTGGTCGACATGGCCGAGGTCGAGCGGCTGGCCAAGGAGCACCGCCCCAAGGTCATCATCGCGGGCTGGTCCGCCTACCCGCGCCAGCTGGACTTCGCCGAGTTCCGCCGCATCGCGGACGAGGTCGAGGCGCTGCTGTGGGTCGACATGGCGCACTTCGCGGGTCTGGTGGCGGCCGGGCTGCACCCGAACCCGGTGCCGTTCGCCGACGTGGTCACCTCCACCACGCACAAGACGCTGGGCGGCCCGCGCGGCGGCATCATCCTCTCCCGCGACACGGCCTTCGCCAAGAAGCTGAACTCCGCGGTCTTCCCCGGCTTCCAGGGCGGCCCGCTGGAGCACGTGATCGCGGCCAAGGCGGTCTCCTTCAAGGTGGCGGCCTCGGAGGAGTTCAAGGAGCGCCAGCAGCGCACCCTGGACGGCGCCCGGATCCTGGCCGAGCGCCTGGTCCAGGACGACGTCACCGCGCACGGCGTCGCGGTCCTGTCCGGCGGCACGGACGTGCACCTGGTCCTGGTGGACCTGCGCGACTCCGAGCTCGACGGCCAGCAGGCCGAGGACCGCCTCCACGAGGTCGGCATCACGGTCAACCGCAACGCCGTCCCGAACGACCCGCGGCCCCCGATGGTCACCTCGGGCCTGCGGATCGGCACCCCGGCGCTGGCCACCCGCGGTTTCGGCGAGGACGACTTCCGTGAGGTCGCCGACATCATCGCCGAGACGCTGAAGCCGGACTTCGACAAGGCCGGCCTGGCCGCCCGGGTCTCGGCCCTGGCCGCCAAGCACCCGCTGTACCCCGGCCTGAAGTAGTTTCGTACCCTTTTATTCGTACGAACCTTCGGGGCACCGCGCACACTGGACACTGGACAGTGAGCACGGTGCCCCGAACCCTTGCACCGCCCGCTCGACCTGCTCGCTCTGCACCACCCCGGCAGACAACGGCGTCTACCCCCACCTAGGAGTCCTCCCGTGGCCATCTCGGTCTTCGACCTGTTCTCGATCGGCATCGGCCCGTCCAGCTCCCACACGGTCGGCCCGATGCGCGCTGCCCGGATGTTCGCGCGCCGTCTGAAGAACGAGGGCCTGCTGGCCCACACCGCCTCGATACGGGCCGAGCTGTACGGCTCGCTGGGCGCCACCGGCCACGGCCACGGCACCCCCAAGGCGGTCCTGCTGGGCCTGGAGGGCAACTCGCCCCGCACGGTCGACGTGGAGAGCGCCGACGAGCAGGTGGAGCGGATCAAGGCGGACGGGCGGATCAACCTGCTCGGGGCCCACGAGATCCCCTTCGACTTCGACGAGGACCTCGTCCTGCACCGCCGCAAGGCGCTGCCCTACCACGCCAACGGGATGACGATCTTCGCGTACGACAGCGAGGGCGCCCTGGTCCTGGAGAAGACGTACTACTCGGTCGGCGGCGGCTTCGTCGTCGACGAGGACGCGGTCGCGGGCGAGAACCCGATCGTGCCCGACGACACCGTACTGAAGTACCCCTTCCGCACCGGTGACGAGCTGCTGCGCCTGGCGCGCGAGACCGGCCTGTCGATCTCCGCGCTGATGCTGGAGAACGAGAAGGCGTGGCGGACCGAGGACGAGATCCGCGCGGGCCTGCTGGAGATCTGGCGCGTCATGCAGGCGTGCGTCTCGCGCGGCATGTCCCGCGAGGGCATCCTGCCGGGCGGCCTCAAGGTCCGCCGCCGCGCCGCCACCACCGCCCGCCAGCTGCGCGCCGAGGGCAACCCGGACGCGCACGCCATGGAGTGGGCGACGCTGTACGC includes:
- a CDS encoding L-serine ammonia-lyase: MAISVFDLFSIGIGPSSSHTVGPMRAARMFARRLKNEGLLAHTASIRAELYGSLGATGHGHGTPKAVLLGLEGNSPRTVDVESADEQVERIKADGRINLLGAHEIPFDFDEDLVLHRRKALPYHANGMTIFAYDSEGALVLEKTYYSVGGGFVVDEDAVAGENPIVPDDTVLKYPFRTGDELLRLARETGLSISALMLENEKAWRTEDEIRAGLLEIWRVMQACVSRGMSREGILPGGLKVRRRAATTARQLRAEGNPDAHAMEWATLYAMAVNEENAAGGRVVTAPTNGAAGIIPAVLHYYMNFVPGADDEGVVRFLLAAGAIGMLFKENASISGAEVGCQGEVGSACSMAAGALAEVLGGTPEQVENAAEIGMEHNLGLTCDPVGGLVQIPCIERNGMASVKAVTAAKMAMRGDGSHKVSLDKVIKTMKETGADMSVKYKETARGGLAVNIIEC
- the glyA gene encoding serine hydroxymethyltransferase, which gives rise to MSLLNTPLHELDPDVAAAVDAELHRQQSTLEMIASENFAPVAVMEAQGTVLTNKYAEGYPGRRYYGGCEHVDVTEQIAIDRVKDLFGAEYANVQPHSGASANQAALFAIAQPGDTILGLDLAHGGHLTHGMRLNFSGKQFNVVPYHVDAAGLVDMAEVERLAKEHRPKVIIAGWSAYPRQLDFAEFRRIADEVEALLWVDMAHFAGLVAAGLHPNPVPFADVVTSTTHKTLGGPRGGIILSRDTAFAKKLNSAVFPGFQGGPLEHVIAAKAVSFKVAASEEFKERQQRTLDGARILAERLVQDDVTAHGVAVLSGGTDVHLVLVDLRDSELDGQQAEDRLHEVGITVNRNAVPNDPRPPMVTSGLRIGTPALATRGFGEDDFREVADIIAETLKPDFDKAGLAARVSALAAKHPLYPGLK